A DNA window from Guyparkeria halophila contains the following coding sequences:
- a CDS encoding sensor histidine kinase — MIQPAGMENWRGLRLANAYRLLLALALTAAALTDRGPAVFGQADASLFMLTAWAYLFLAMAFEWLLELRILPFRPQAHLHTAGDLACLMLIAHASGGPEGPIALALVIAIGIAAVLHGGRAAIGYAAIGVLLVLGEAIYASWTQTDANHLTNSGFLGAALLLITVLVIAFERRAALWEHQSQAREREVRYLSELALRVIEQTDNGIIVSDPDGRIEYINAAARQMLDEGDEADEADDHRLPDLHPGVCDALRAWHAGHGGQQQDFDRPRRLRAQFHRIETALGPRALIVLLDLSAEDERVRRDKLAALGRLIASIAHEVRNPLSSIRQAAELLPESDTPAERRQLTEIITRHSDRINRLVEDVLGAARAPVVHTQTVDLIDWLTQFVERRREAWQAAGQPFTIRLDAAAETAPARVDTTHLWQVMDNLCDNAERHGCPADGRLAIRLQVEAAGGRWQIRLCDNGPRIPVADRDALFEPFYTTHSQGTGLGLFVSRELALANRGELALVEPVATDAPGNCFRLCLPMTDGANGTATTQGQTRD, encoded by the coding sequence ATGATCCAGCCGGCCGGCATGGAGAACTGGCGCGGGCTGCGGCTCGCCAACGCCTATCGTCTGCTGCTGGCCCTCGCCCTGACCGCGGCGGCGCTCACCGATCGCGGTCCGGCGGTCTTCGGCCAGGCGGATGCCTCGCTGTTCATGCTCACCGCCTGGGCCTACCTGTTCCTGGCCATGGCCTTCGAGTGGCTGCTGGAACTGCGCATCCTGCCGTTCCGCCCGCAGGCCCACCTGCACACCGCCGGCGATCTCGCCTGCCTGATGCTGATTGCCCACGCCTCGGGCGGCCCCGAGGGCCCGATCGCGCTGGCCCTGGTGATCGCGATCGGCATCGCGGCGGTGCTGCATGGCGGGCGAGCGGCCATCGGCTACGCCGCGATCGGCGTACTGCTGGTCCTCGGCGAGGCGATCTACGCCTCCTGGACACAGACGGATGCCAACCACCTGACCAACTCCGGCTTTCTCGGCGCCGCGCTGCTGCTGATCACGGTGCTGGTGATCGCCTTCGAACGGCGCGCCGCCCTCTGGGAGCACCAGAGCCAGGCTCGCGAGCGCGAGGTGCGTTACCTGTCGGAACTGGCCCTGCGGGTAATCGAGCAGACCGACAACGGCATCATCGTCTCCGACCCCGATGGCCGGATCGAGTACATCAACGCCGCCGCGCGCCAGATGCTCGACGAGGGCGACGAGGCCGATGAGGCGGACGATCACCGCCTGCCGGACCTGCACCCCGGCGTCTGCGACGCGCTGCGGGCGTGGCATGCCGGCCACGGCGGCCAGCAGCAGGACTTCGACCGGCCCCGCCGCCTGCGCGCCCAGTTCCACCGCATCGAAACCGCGCTGGGTCCACGCGCCCTGATCGTGCTGCTGGATCTGTCGGCCGAGGACGAACGGGTCCGGCGCGACAAGCTCGCCGCGCTGGGCCGGCTAATCGCCTCGATCGCCCATGAGGTGAGAAACCCGCTGTCCTCGATCCGCCAGGCCGCCGAATTGCTGCCGGAATCGGACACGCCGGCCGAGCGCCGGCAACTGACCGAGATCATCACGCGCCACAGCGACCGCATCAATCGACTGGTCGAGGACGTGCTCGGCGCCGCCCGTGCGCCGGTGGTGCATACCCAGACCGTGGACCTGATCGACTGGCTGACCCAGTTTGTCGAGCGGCGCCGCGAGGCTTGGCAGGCCGCCGGCCAGCCATTCACGATCCGGCTCGATGCGGCTGCCGAAACCGCCCCGGCGCGGGTCGATACGACCCATCTATGGCAGGTGATGGACAATCTCTGTGACAATGCCGAACGTCACGGCTGCCCCGCGGATGGCCGGCTGGCGATCCGGCTACAGGTGGAAGCGGCTGGTGGACGCTGGCAGATCCGGCTCTGCGACAACGGCCCGCGCATCCCCGTCGCCGATCGCGACGCCCTGTTCGAGCCGTTCTACACCACACACTCGCAGGGAACGGGACTGGGCCTGTTCGTCTCGCGCGAGCTGGCCCTGGCCAATCGCGGCGAACTGGCGCTGGTCGAGCCGGTCGCCACGGACGCGCCGGGCAACTGTTTCCGGCTGTGTCTGCCGATGACGGACGGGGCGAACGGGACGGCAACGACACAAGGGCAAACAAGGGACTGA
- a CDS encoding LysM peptidoglycan-binding domain-containing protein, with protein MINFGGRPNSPTRLAQAFVQALALLLGSAVMAGCAQLGELDARLQGLADDEGKPAESTPAEQSAVAPPADRRSLDAILDDLQRGGFARGRRDLARYLERHPDDMVARAVMRQLTADPEAVLGRQSHEYVVRPGDSYSALAARHLGDAGLFLILARYNDSANPSDLRIGETLRLPGQPRSSDAGSTASAEEGQPARRQLDRAPIPSQKTAAALALPDAPLPSFQPTVTEKGGAVTEASSSAPTDAERLQREAMALLADDRPEAALKRFEAALAEQAGIEPAASRVPALRERLVDEYHQRAILRYRNQDLGEAIALWDRVLAIDPTFEPARTYRARARELQRRVDQL; from the coding sequence ATGATTAATTTCGGTGGACGACCCAACTCCCCAACCCGCCTCGCTCAGGCCTTCGTTCAGGCCCTCGCCCTGCTGTTGGGTTCGGCCGTCATGGCCGGCTGCGCCCAGCTGGGCGAACTCGATGCCCGCCTGCAGGGATTGGCTGACGATGAGGGCAAGCCGGCCGAATCCACACCGGCCGAGCAATCGGCCGTTGCCCCGCCGGCCGACCGCCGCTCGCTGGACGCTATCCTCGATGATCTCCAGCGCGGCGGCTTTGCGCGCGGTCGTCGGGACCTCGCCCGCTACCTGGAGCGCCATCCGGACGACATGGTGGCGCGGGCCGTGATGCGCCAGCTGACCGCCGACCCCGAGGCGGTGCTCGGTCGCCAGTCGCATGAGTACGTGGTGCGCCCGGGCGATTCCTACAGCGCCCTGGCCGCTCGTCACCTGGGCGATGCCGGGCTGTTTCTGATCCTCGCCCGTTACAACGACTCGGCCAACCCCTCCGACCTGCGTATCGGCGAGACCCTGCGCCTGCCGGGGCAGCCGCGCTCGAGCGATGCCGGGTCGACCGCCTCGGCGGAGGAGGGTCAGCCGGCGCGTCGGCAACTCGACCGCGCCCCGATTCCCTCGCAGAAGACCGCCGCGGCACTGGCCCTGCCGGACGCGCCGCTGCCGTCGTTCCAGCCGACGGTGACCGAAAAGGGGGGCGCGGTGACGGAGGCGAGCAGCTCGGCGCCAACCGATGCCGAGCGCCTGCAGCGCGAAGCCATGGCGCTGCTCGCCGACGACCGGCCCGAGGCGGCGCTCAAGCGTTTCGAGGCCGCGCTGGCCGAGCAAGCGGGCATCGAGCCGGCCGCCAGCCGGGTGCCCGCGCTGCGCGAACGGCTGGTCGATGAGTATCACCAGCGGGCGATCCTGCGTTATCGCAACCAGGACCTGGGCGAGGCGATCGCCCTGTGGGATCGCGTGCTGGCGATCGATCCGACCTTCGAACCGGCCCGGACCTACCGGGCGCGCGCCCGCGAATTGCAGCGCCGTGTCGACCAGTTGTGA
- a CDS encoding ABC-F family ATP-binding cassette domain-containing protein has protein sequence MIQLKSVSLRRGTQLLLEDADLTLLPGQRMGLVGKNGTGKSSLLAMFEGEIAPDAGDIEWAGGQRMATVEQETPALEASAVDYVLDGDRDYARLNAALLEAEAENDGMRMAEIYPEFEMIGGFTARARAARLLDGLGFAPASIDNPVSSFSGGWRMRLNLARALIAPSDILLLDEPTNHLDLDAVFWLADWLVNYPGTLIVVSHDRDFLDHVCTHIAHIEKQKLNLYTGHYSDFEAMRAERLAQDAALADKISKERERLQGFIDRFRAKATKARAAQSRVKALERLPTIAASHADRDDFSFYFPTPKRAPDPMVTLEDVAIGYGGTPLIEDVSLQIRAGDRIGVLGANGAGKTTLIRVIADGGETWLAGDRFVAPGVQVGYYTQHQLDQLDPRDTPLIALERVAGKTGSTQKLRDFLGRFGFVGDRIFEPIEPFSGGEKARLALALLVWKAPNLLILDEPTNHLDLAMREALAEALQTFEGAILVVSHDKSLIELVCDRFWWVRDGAALPFDGDLDDYREAVTERRRAQNREDREQAADKPKGKTDKQAPSSGNASAKWGAPRDKASRAKAKERQKRLDRLEAEVERLGGQLAEVDAALADPVLYDGQQEVEVARLQAERAEIGARLETTETEWLEAQEEG, from the coding sequence ATGATCCAGTTGAAGTCCGTCTCCCTTCGTCGCGGCACACAGTTGCTGCTCGAGGATGCCGATCTCACGCTCCTGCCGGGCCAGCGCATGGGCCTGGTGGGCAAGAACGGCACCGGCAAGTCCAGCCTGCTGGCGATGTTCGAAGGCGAGATCGCGCCGGATGCGGGCGATATCGAGTGGGCCGGCGGCCAGCGCATGGCGACCGTGGAACAGGAGACGCCCGCGCTGGAGGCCTCGGCGGTCGACTACGTCCTCGATGGTGACCGCGACTACGCCCGCTTGAATGCCGCCCTGCTCGAGGCCGAGGCCGAGAACGACGGCATGCGGATGGCGGAGATCTACCCCGAGTTCGAGATGATCGGCGGCTTTACCGCCCGGGCGCGGGCCGCGCGGCTGCTCGATGGCCTGGGTTTTGCGCCCGCCTCGATCGACAACCCGGTCTCGAGCTTCTCCGGCGGTTGGCGCATGCGGCTGAACCTGGCGCGCGCCCTGATCGCGCCCTCCGACATCCTGCTGCTCGACGAGCCGACCAACCACCTCGACCTCGACGCGGTGTTCTGGCTGGCCGACTGGCTGGTCAATTACCCCGGCACGCTGATCGTGGTTTCGCACGACCGCGACTTTCTCGATCACGTCTGCACGCACATCGCCCATATCGAGAAGCAGAAGCTCAATCTCTACACCGGGCACTACAGCGATTTCGAGGCGATGCGCGCCGAGCGACTGGCACAGGACGCCGCGCTGGCCGACAAGATCAGCAAGGAGCGCGAACGGCTGCAGGGGTTCATCGATCGTTTCCGCGCCAAGGCGACCAAGGCGCGCGCCGCGCAGAGCCGGGTCAAGGCGCTCGAGCGGCTGCCGACCATCGCCGCCAGTCACGCCGACCGCGATGATTTCTCCTTCTACTTCCCGACGCCCAAGCGTGCCCCGGATCCGATGGTCACGCTCGAGGATGTCGCCATCGGCTATGGCGGCACGCCGTTGATCGAGGACGTCTCGCTGCAGATTCGCGCCGGCGATCGCATCGGCGTGCTCGGCGCCAACGGCGCGGGCAAGACCACCCTGATCCGCGTGATCGCCGACGGCGGCGAGACCTGGTTGGCCGGTGATCGCTTCGTCGCGCCGGGCGTGCAGGTGGGTTACTACACCCAGCACCAGCTCGATCAGCTCGACCCGCGCGATACGCCGCTGATCGCGCTCGAGCGCGTCGCCGGCAAGACCGGCTCAACCCAGAAACTGCGCGATTTCCTCGGCCGGTTCGGTTTCGTCGGCGATCGCATCTTCGAGCCGATCGAGCCGTTTTCGGGCGGCGAGAAGGCGCGCTTGGCGCTGGCGCTGCTGGTGTGGAAGGCACCCAACCTGCTGATCCTCGACGAACCCACCAACCACCTGGATCTCGCCATGCGCGAGGCGCTCGCCGAGGCCTTGCAGACCTTCGAGGGGGCGATCCTGGTGGTCTCGCACGACAAGAGCCTGATCGAGCTGGTCTGCGACCGTTTTTGGTGGGTGCGTGACGGCGCCGCCCTGCCGTTCGATGGCGACCTGGACGACTACCGCGAGGCGGTCACCGAGCGGCGACGGGCCCAGAATCGCGAGGATCGCGAGCAGGCGGCCGACAAGCCGAAGGGAAAGACCGACAAGCAGGCGCCGTCGTCGGGCAACGCCTCCGCCAAGTGGGGCGCGCCGCGCGACAAGGCGTCTCGTGCGAAAGCCAAGGAGCGGCAAAAACGTCTCGATCGCCTCGAGGCCGAGGTTGAGCGTCTGGGCGGTCAGTTGGCCGAGGTCGATGCGGCGCTGGCCGATCCGGTGTTGTACGACGGGCAGCAGGAGGTCGAGGTCGCGCGCCTGCAGGCCGAGCGCGCGGAGATCGGCGCCCGGCTCGAGACCACCGAGACCGAGTGGCTCGAGGCCCAGGAAGAGGGCTGA
- a CDS encoding FHA domain-containing protein — MEGRDAQDARSTPNPHRPNRSAGPQGTMLFQADEMRRQAEAAESQGNERASVAEPILEGMSGGIEGRRFTLRAGRQTIGRREDNDIVLDEPSVSSSHAWILNQQGHHVIMNMLSTNGTFVNDQRVHEATLKHGDRVRLGQAEFVFLTREAGAGRVGPRHWLVGALLLAAMGLAFYLIWN, encoded by the coding sequence ATGGAAGGCCGAGACGCGCAGGATGCACGCTCCACCCCCAACCCTCACCGCCCGAACCGTTCGGCCGGCCCGCAGGGCACCATGCTCTTTCAGGCCGACGAGATGCGCCGGCAAGCCGAGGCCGCCGAGTCGCAAGGCAACGAGCGCGCCTCGGTCGCCGAACCGATTCTCGAGGGGATGAGCGGTGGCATCGAAGGGCGGCGGTTCACCCTGCGCGCCGGCCGGCAGACGATCGGTCGACGCGAGGACAACGACATCGTCCTCGACGAACCCAGCGTGTCCTCGTCGCACGCCTGGATCCTCAACCAGCAGGGTCACCACGTGATCATGAACATGCTGTCGACCAACGGCACCTTCGTCAACGACCAGCGGGTGCACGAGGCCACCCTCAAGCACGGCGACCGGGTGCGGCTCGGTCAGGCGGAATTCGTGTTTCTCACCCGCGAGGCCGGCGCCGGCCGGGTCGGGCCGCGTCACTGGCTGGTGGGCGCGCTGCTGCTCGCGGCCATGGGGCTGGCCTTCTACCTGATCTGGAACTGA
- a CDS encoding protein kinase domain-containing protein encodes MTAPETPTTIGRYRIEGVLGEGAMSIVYAGFDPSINRHLAIKCLRDEVARDDAYRRRFLTEARAAGTLNHPNIVTIYDVGEADGRPYIAMERLRGDTLADRVAKEGFPSVAVVIDLAGQIAAGLDFAHRHGVIHQDIKPDNIILVEGWTHAKVNDFGVARLPEGDEHHDGMVAGTPAYMSPEQLRGAATDGRSDLFSLGVLLFWLLTGNKPWRESEIDRLMAERHDTPQPPLIPREPATPEVLLEITRSLLQTDANQRYQHGHEVIDDLRHARRELERLRADPIATRILPMRVRWAAILGTILTVTLLTGLASVYVKQDQALTGLALDFGASLGRTIAHETAEDLLLNDEVAVRALVVDMRRNDQIRYLAVANRERQVIASARDDEVGARLPTLPETHRRQLDDGIVSHHGALPATDTNEPLLLFDVPIRYQSHPIGTLRLGVESEPLAAANRTTLTAMITALLATLVVVLGAAWWLFRRLLAPLDVLRDALMHVARGETGHRIRLVRRDEFGRLFTAFNLMSEALSRREDNPPANQLNPPTDTEPTRVIEPADAAGDEPTEPEAPSNRAEAP; translated from the coding sequence GTGACGGCCCCCGAGACGCCGACAACGATCGGCCGCTACCGCATCGAGGGTGTCCTCGGCGAAGGCGCCATGTCGATCGTCTACGCCGGCTTCGATCCCAGCATCAATCGCCACCTGGCGATCAAGTGCCTGCGCGACGAAGTGGCCCGGGACGACGCCTACCGGCGACGCTTTCTCACCGAGGCCCGTGCCGCCGGCACGTTGAACCACCCCAACATCGTCACCATCTACGACGTCGGCGAGGCCGACGGCCGCCCCTATATCGCGATGGAACGCCTGCGCGGCGACACGCTCGCCGATCGGGTCGCCAAGGAGGGCTTTCCGTCGGTCGCGGTCGTCATCGATCTGGCCGGCCAGATCGCCGCCGGACTGGACTTCGCCCACCGTCACGGCGTGATCCACCAGGACATCAAGCCCGACAACATCATCCTGGTCGAGGGCTGGACCCACGCCAAGGTCAACGATTTCGGCGTGGCGCGCCTGCCCGAGGGTGACGAGCACCATGACGGCATGGTCGCCGGCACCCCCGCCTACATGTCGCCCGAGCAATTGCGCGGCGCGGCGACCGATGGCCGCAGCGACCTGTTTTCGCTGGGCGTGCTGCTGTTCTGGCTGCTGACCGGGAACAAGCCATGGCGGGAGTCGGAGATCGACCGGCTGATGGCCGAACGCCACGACACCCCCCAGCCGCCCCTGATCCCACGCGAACCCGCCACGCCCGAGGTGCTGTTGGAGATCACCCGTAGCCTGCTGCAGACGGACGCCAACCAGCGCTACCAGCACGGCCACGAGGTGATCGATGACCTGCGGCATGCCCGGCGTGAACTCGAGCGCCTGCGGGCCGACCCGATCGCCACCCGGATCCTGCCGATGCGGGTGCGCTGGGCGGCGATCCTCGGCACCATCCTCACGGTCACCTTGCTGACCGGGCTGGCGTCGGTCTACGTCAAACAGGATCAGGCGCTGACCGGCCTGGCGCTGGATTTCGGCGCGTCACTGGGGCGCACCATCGCGCATGAAACCGCCGAGGATCTGTTGCTCAACGACGAGGTGGCCGTGCGCGCCCTGGTCGTGGACATGCGTCGCAATGACCAGATCCGCTATCTGGCCGTCGCCAACCGGGAACGACAGGTAATCGCCAGCGCCCGCGACGACGAGGTCGGCGCGCGACTGCCGACGCTGCCCGAGACCCACCGACGCCAACTCGACGACGGCATCGTCAGTCATCACGGCGCGCTGCCGGCGACGGACACGAACGAGCCCCTGCTGCTGTTCGACGTGCCCATCCGTTACCAGTCGCACCCAATCGGCACATTGCGCCTCGGGGTCGAGAGCGAACCGTTGGCCGCGGCAAACCGCACGACGCTGACGGCAATGATCACCGCCCTGCTGGCGACGCTGGTGGTGGTGCTGGGCGCGGCCTGGTGGTTGTTCCGTCGCCTGCTCGCGCCGCTCGACGTGCTGCGCGACGCGCTGATGCACGTTGCCCGTGGCGAAACCGGTCATCGCATCCGGCTGGTGCGGCGCGACGAATTCGGCCGCCTGTTCACGGCCTTCAACCTGATGAGTGAAGCGCTCTCCCGGCGCGAGGACAACCCGCCGGCCAATCAACTCAACCCGCCCACCGACACCGAGCCGACGCGCGTGATCGAGCCGGCGGATGCCGCGGGCGACGAACCGACCGAGCCAGAAGCGCCATCGAATCGTGCAGAGGCTCCCTAG
- the sixA gene encoding phosphohistidine phosphatase SixA: MDLLIIRHAAAQDREAFAREGRPDNERPLTQRGIDRMQMAARGLTTMALPIERLVTSPAVRAVQTAEIVAPAIEQRRIEQEGVFDPDAPIGAMVEWLRKQPRVDGMAVVGHEPSLGQLAECLLAGRPAGNMPMKKGGMMLIRFDNAVGYGNGQLVWALPPAVLRRLAE, from the coding sequence ATGGACCTGTTGATCATCCGACACGCGGCCGCGCAGGATCGCGAGGCCTTTGCCCGCGAGGGGCGGCCCGATAACGAGCGCCCGCTGACCCAGCGCGGCATCGACCGCATGCAGATGGCGGCGCGCGGCCTGACCACCATGGCCTTGCCGATCGAACGCCTGGTGACCAGCCCGGCCGTCCGTGCAGTACAGACGGCCGAGATCGTCGCGCCGGCCATCGAGCAGCGCCGGATCGAGCAGGAGGGCGTATTCGACCCCGACGCTCCGATCGGGGCGATGGTGGAGTGGTTGCGCAAGCAGCCACGCGTCGACGGCATGGCCGTGGTGGGGCACGAACCGAGCCTGGGCCAGCTGGCCGAATGCCTGCTCGCCGGTCGCCCCGCCGGCAACATGCCCATGAAAAAGGGCGGCATGATGCTGATCCGCTTCGACAACGCCGTCGGCTACGGCAACGGCCAGCTTGTCTGGGCCTTGCCGCCCGCGGTGCTGCGTCGTCTCGCCGAGTAG
- a CDS encoding sigma-54-dependent transcriptional regulator: MAYCLIVDDEPDIRTLVALFMKREGVPTLEAADLAEARERLDRHGEEIDLCLADMRLPDGNGLDLVDEIRTQRPDLPVAVITAHGQVEAAVRALKAGAFDFINKPIEQDTLRRLLRDARNLQPTPPTANAPTDAETDASSLIGQSRAMRQLREMIGRLARSQAPIFIQGESGTGKELVAREIHAHSSRAGGPFVPVNCGAIPSELIESELFGHHKGAFTGATRDKPGLFRAAEGGTLFLDEIAELPLPLQVSLLRVLQERRVRPVGGTEEVPVDVRIVSASHQDLNEAVTDGRFRQDLFFRLNVIGLRVPPLRERLDDLPALAEAIVARLAARDHRPVPGIDPAVLQALATQSFPGNVRELENVLERAMALTDGERITAAAVAPHPMMTGEEEPASSLGACPGFIPETDEQHDVLAALQQTRWNRSEAARQLGMTLRQLRYRLQKWGLD; this comes from the coding sequence ATGGCGTACTGCCTGATCGTGGACGACGAGCCGGATATCCGCACGCTGGTCGCCCTGTTCATGAAACGCGAGGGCGTGCCGACGCTGGAGGCCGCCGACCTGGCCGAGGCCCGCGAGCGGCTCGACCGTCACGGCGAGGAGATCGACCTGTGCCTGGCCGACATGCGCCTGCCCGACGGCAACGGCCTGGACCTGGTCGACGAGATCCGCACCCAGCGCCCCGATCTGCCGGTGGCGGTGATCACCGCGCATGGCCAGGTCGAGGCCGCGGTCCGCGCACTCAAGGCCGGCGCCTTCGATTTCATCAACAAGCCCATCGAGCAGGACACCCTGCGGCGACTGCTGCGCGATGCGCGCAACCTGCAGCCCACCCCCCCGACGGCGAATGCCCCGACCGACGCGGAGACCGACGCATCCAGCCTGATCGGCCAGTCACGTGCCATGCGCCAGCTGCGCGAGATGATCGGCCGCCTGGCCCGCTCGCAGGCACCGATCTTCATCCAGGGCGAGTCCGGCACCGGCAAGGAGCTGGTGGCCCGGGAGATCCACGCCCACAGCAGTCGCGCGGGCGGCCCCTTCGTGCCGGTCAACTGCGGCGCCATTCCCAGCGAACTGATCGAATCGGAGCTGTTCGGCCACCACAAGGGGGCGTTCACCGGCGCGACCCGCGACAAGCCGGGCCTGTTCCGCGCGGCCGAGGGAGGTACGCTGTTTCTGGACGAGATCGCCGAGCTGCCGCTACCCCTGCAGGTCTCGCTGCTGCGGGTGCTGCAGGAGCGTCGCGTGCGGCCGGTGGGTGGCACCGAGGAGGTGCCGGTGGACGTGCGGATCGTGTCCGCCTCGCATCAGGACCTCAACGAGGCGGTGACCGACGGGCGCTTTCGCCAGGACCTGTTCTTCCGCCTGAACGTCATCGGCCTGCGCGTGCCGCCGCTGCGCGAACGACTCGACGACCTGCCGGCGCTGGCCGAGGCGATCGTCGCGCGGCTGGCCGCCCGCGACCATCGCCCGGTACCGGGCATCGATCCCGCCGTGCTGCAGGCCCTGGCCACCCAGTCCTTCCCCGGCAACGTGCGGGAACTGGAAAACGTGCTGGAACGCGCCATGGCCCTGACCGACGGCGAGCGGATCACCGCGGCGGCGGTCGCACCGCACCCGATGATGACCGGCGAGGAGGAACCCGCGTCTTCACTCGGCGCCTGCCCCGGCTTCATCCCGGAGACCGACGAACAGCACGACGTGCTCGCCGCCCTGCAACAGACCCGCTGGAATCGCAGTGAAGCGGCCCGCCAGCTGGGCATGACCCTGCGCCAGCTGCGCTACCGGTTGCAGAAATGGGGGCTCGACTGA
- a CDS encoding DsrE family protein: MRFLPLLRQALWALIALPLAAMAAPSSDLALGFTWNDVTGIQNKDQIKVVYGIKQDDWEAGVGKSLYYARGLYQSYDALGVKKEDVDMHLVLHGAAGYWLLDNEAYRAEKNQLTGNPNAHIVQELIDQGAHVEACYETLKAHGWRKDDLLPGVKVVHDAYSRIIDLQMRGYAYLPFF, translated from the coding sequence ATGAGATTTCTTCCCCTATTGCGACAGGCCCTTTGGGCACTGATCGCCTTGCCGCTGGCCGCGATGGCCGCGCCGTCGTCCGACCTCGCCCTGGGTTTCACCTGGAACGATGTCACCGGCATCCAGAACAAGGACCAGATCAAGGTCGTCTACGGCATCAAGCAGGACGACTGGGAGGCCGGCGTGGGCAAGTCGCTCTACTATGCCCGGGGCCTGTATCAGAGCTATGACGCGCTCGGCGTGAAGAAAGAGGATGTCGACATGCACCTGGTACTGCACGGCGCGGCCGGCTACTGGCTGCTCGACAACGAAGCCTATCGCGCCGAAAAGAACCAGCTAACCGGCAATCCCAATGCCCACATCGTCCAGGAGCTGATCGACCAGGGGGCCCACGTCGAGGCCTGCTACGAGACGCTAAAGGCGCACGGCTGGCGCAAGGACGACCTGCTCCCTGGCGTGAAGGTGGTCCACGATGCCTATTCGCGCATTATCGACCTGCAGATGCGCGGTTACGCCTACCTGCCGTTCTTCTGA
- a CDS encoding PP2C family protein-serine/threonine phosphatase, whose translation MDTDGEFDIREAPGMAGGRARGGRPSQQDDLICLHDARESTSLMVLADGMGGDGAGELASGGVIHAARELWDERVWREQPGALFLETLCQAAHAEIRRRNAWVAAEPHSTVVTLLLRDGQAYWAHVGDSRLYHFRGRRCLSVTRDHSLARLKLDRGEIREVDLAHDPDQHVLLRGLGGSEPPEVEHGYAVVRPGDGFALCSDGIWETLGRSELAGLLRAPDLFDALHHGLALGAERGGETGDNLGLILARSRRPASWLGRLAGRLSIT comes from the coding sequence ATGGACACGGACGGTGAGTTCGACATTCGCGAGGCCCCGGGTATGGCCGGGGGGCGGGCCCGGGGCGGCCGGCCCTCGCAGCAGGATGACCTGATCTGCCTGCATGATGCGCGCGAGTCGACCTCGCTGATGGTGCTGGCCGACGGCATGGGTGGTGACGGTGCCGGCGAGCTGGCCTCGGGCGGGGTCATCCATGCCGCCCGCGAGTTGTGGGACGAGCGGGTCTGGCGCGAGCAGCCCGGGGCGTTGTTCCTCGAGACCCTCTGCCAGGCCGCGCATGCCGAGATCCGTCGGCGTAACGCCTGGGTGGCGGCCGAGCCGCATTCGACCGTCGTCACCCTCTTGCTGCGCGACGGACAGGCCTATTGGGCCCATGTCGGCGACAGCCGCCTCTACCATTTTCGCGGCCGTCGTTGCCTGAGCGTCACCCGGGACCACAGCCTGGCCCGGCTGAAGCTCGATCGCGGCGAGATCCGCGAGGTCGACCTGGCGCATGACCCCGACCAGCACGTGCTGTTGCGGGGGCTGGGCGGCAGCGAGCCGCCCGAGGTCGAGCATGGCTATGCCGTCGTGCGGCCCGGTGACGGTTTCGCGCTATGCAGTGACGGCATCTGGGAGACCCTGGGTCGCTCGGAGCTGGCCGGCCTGCTGCGTGCCCCCGACCTGTTTGACGCCCTGCACCACGGACTCGCCCTCGGGGCCGAGCGCGGTGGTGAGACGGGGGACAACCTCGGTCTGATCCTCGCGCGCTCCAGGCGTCCGGCCTCCTGGCTGGGTCGTCTGGCGGGGCGGCTGTCGATTACCTGA